The sequence ATGCGGTCAAGGAAAGCCTGGACGCCATCGGCGAAGCCTTGACCGAAAACGGCAAGGTGATCGTCACCGGCTGCCTGGGGGCGCGTCAGGCCGAAGGCGGCGAAAACATGGTGCGTCAAGTTCACCCCAAAGTGCTGGCGGTCACGGGGCCGCACGCCACGCAAGAGGTGATGGACGCCGTCCACGCCCATGTGCCCAAGCCGCACGACCCCTTTGTCGATTTGGTGCCTGCCGCCGGCATCAAACTCACGCCCAAGCATTACGCCTACCTCAAGATCAGCGAGGGCTGTAACCATCGCTGCACCTTCTGCATCATCCCGAGTTTGCGGGGGGATTTGGTGTCGCGTCCGGTGGGTGATGTGCTGAACGAAGCCAAGGCGCTGTTCGAAAGCGGCGTCAAAGAACTGCTGGTGGTGAGCCAAGACACCTCGGCCTACGGCGTGGATGTGAAGTACCGCACCGGTTTCTGGAACGGAGCCCCGGTCAAAACGCGCATGCTCGATTTGGTGGCCAAGCTGGGTGAACTGGCACGGGCGCATGGTGCTTGGGTGCGCTTGCACTATGTCTACCCTTACCCGCACGTCGATGAAGTGATTCCGCTCATGGCCGAAGGGTTGGTGTTGCCTTACCTCGACGTGCCGTTCCAGCACGCCCACCCCGATGTGCTCAAGCGCATGAAACGGCCCGCCAGCGGTGAACGCAACTTAGAGCGCATCCAACGCTGGCGCGAGCTGTGCCCCGAGTTGATCGTGCGTTCCACCTTCATCGCCGGTTTCCCCGGTGAAACGGAGGATGAATTCAGCTATTTGCTGGATTTTCTGAAAGAGGCCCAAATCGACCGGGCAGGCTGTTTCGCTTACTCTCCCGTGGACGGCGCGTTGGCCAACGAGCTGCCCGGCGCTTTGCCCGACGCGGTGCGCGAGGAGCGCCGCGCCCGCTTCATGGCGGTGGCCGAAGCGGTGTCGGTGGCGCGGCTCCAGCGCCGTGTGGGGGCCACCATGCAAGTTTTGGTGGACAGTGCCCCCGCCCTGGGCCGCAAAGGTGGTATTGGCCGCAGCTACGCCGATGCCCCCGAGATCGATGGCCTGGTGCGCTTGCTGCCGCCGACCAAAGCCTCTACGCAGATGCGGGTGGGTGAGTTCGTCAAGGCGCGCATCGTAGCGGCAGATGGCCACGATTTGATCGCCCAACCGATCTGACATGATCGTTCGACCCAAGTTGCACTGGCTGGGGCTGGTGTTTGTCTGGCACGGTTCGGTGCTGGGCAAAATTCTGCTGCGCCTGGGGCTGAACTTTGGTATGGGCGTGGTCGCGGTGCTGATCGCGCCGTGGCTGAAAACCCAAGGCTGGCATCTTTCAACGGCGCCATTCAGCTTGCTGGGGATCGCGCTGGCGATCTTTTTGGGCTTTCGCAACAGCGCCAGTTATGAGCGCTTTTGGGAGGGGCGCAAGCTGTGGGGCGGCCTGTTGATCGCTGCGCGGGCGCTGCTGCGGCAGGCACAAACGCTCACCGGCCATGCGCCCGACTCGCTGCCCATGCGCCACTTGGCGAACCTGCTGATTGCGCTGGGCTGGACGCTCAAGCACCAGTTGCGCAGCACCGATCCGGCAGAGGACTTGGCCCGTTGGTTGCCCCCGACGTTGGCCACGCGCATCGCCCAAGCCCAGTTCCCGTGCGTGCTGCTGTTGCGTGAGGTGGGGCGCTGGGTGGCCGTTGGTGTTGCGGGCGTTGCCCAGCCTGCCGCTGCGCTACGCTGCGCAAGATGCCGCCGCCCGGCGCATCGCTGAATGGGCGCAAGGCCAGCCGGGCGTGCGCCGCGTGTTGCATCCCAGCTTGCCGGGTTCACCTGGGCACGCGCACTGGGCGGCGCTGTGCCAAGCCGCTGCCGGGCTGGTGACGCTGGAAATCGACCCACGCCACAGCAGCGACGCGGTGGACGCGTTCGTCGATGGGCTCCGGCATTTCCGCATCGGCTGGAGTTGGGGCGGGCCGGTGAGTTTGGCGGTACCCTATCAGGCGCGGTTCATGCGCAAGCTGGGGCACCCGTACGAGGGTGTGCTGGTGCGCCTGTGCATTGGCCTCGAAGACGCGGGCGACCTCATCGCCGATCTGGACGCTGGGTTGCAGCGTCTGGCCCAAGCTTGAGTGGAGGAGGGGGCGCTGCGCCGCCTCAGTCCTTGCCGGGCGAGGACACCTTGTGGCGCATCAAGCGGCCCTTTTCGCGCTCCCAATCGCGTTCTTTGACGGTGTTGCGCTTGTCATGTTCGGCCTTGCCCTTGGCCAGCGCAATCTCGGCTTTGACGCGCCCTTCCTTCCAATGCAAGTTGAGCGGCACCAGCGTGAAGCCGCGCTGCTCGGTTTTGCCGACGAGGCGCCGGATTTCGGCCTTCTTCATCAGCAATTTTTTGATGCGATCGGCTTCCGGGCGCACGTGGGTGGAGGCGCTGCGCAAGGCGTTGATGCGGCAACCGATGATGAACAGCTCGCCGTTTTTGATCAGCACATAACCATCGGTCAGCTGCACTTGGCCGGCACGGATGGCTTTGACCTCCCAGCCGTCCAGCACCATGCCGGCTTCGAAGCGTTCCTCGATGTGGTATTCAAAACGGGCGCGGCGGTTTTCGGCGATCAGGGCGGACATGGTGAGTCGGTCAATCCGGGGCGACCGGGAAGGCGGCCCCTAAAATCTTCAATTGTATGAAGCACGTCAAGAAGTCTGTTCTGTTGTGGTACTCGCCGGCCGAGATGTACCGCTTGGTCACCGATGTTCCGGCCTACCCGCAGTTTTTGCCGTGGTGCGAAAAAGGCGAAGTGCTGAACGGTGATGATGCCGGCGTCACGGCGCGGGTGCATTTGGCGTTTGCCGGTGTCCGGCATGCCTTCACCACGCGCAACACCCACCAGCCAGATCAGTCCGTGCTGATGAAATTGGTGGATGGGCCGTTTTCGGTGCTCGAAGGTTCGTGGCAGTTCATCCCCTTGGGCAAAGCGGGGCAGCAAGCGTGCCGCATCGAGTTCGATTTGCGGTATGCGTTTTCCAGCCGGGCGCTGGAGCTGGTGCTCAGCCCCGTGTTTGACAAGGTGGCCAACACCTTTGTCGATTCTTTTGTCACCCGTGCGGAGCAGGTGTATGGCGAACGTTGAAGTCAGCGTGGTGTACAGCCCCGCCCCCCGCCAGGTGGACGAGATCCGCCTGAGCGTCGCCGAAGGATCCACGCTCGAACAGGCGCTGCGGGCCAGCGGTTTGGTCGAGCGCCACGGCCTGGGCGCCATCGACGCCCTCAGCGTGGGCATTTGGATGAAAGCCAAACCCCTGGACACGCCGTTGCGTGCCCAGGATCGGGTGGAAATCTACCGCCCGTTGCGCGTCGATCCCAAGGAAGCGCGGCGCCAGCGTTACCGCAAGTCCCCCAAGTAACGCGCCTGGCGTCCCGGTGCCGCGTGCCGGCTCACTGGCCTTGGCAGTTTTCGGCGATCTGGCTGCGCATGCGTTGGCCTTCAGCGGCGCGGGCGCTGTCGTCCAGCACTTCGCGCTCGCCTTTGGCGTTGTAGCGGGACATGCGTTGGCCGCTGTCCAGCGCCGCCAGTTGATTGCGCAGCCGTGAGCAGTGTTCCTCCCGCTGGGCTTGTGCCTTCTGTTTGGCGGCGGCGGCGGCTTGTTCCTGCTCGGCTTTTTTGCGTGCTTCTTGCTCTTGCTGCTTGCGTTTACGGGCTTCCAGTTCCGGATCGCGTGGGCCGGAGGCGGCCACAGAAGGGGCCGGTGGGGGTTCGGCGGCTCCCATGGCGGTGCGTGAGTGGTTGGGGCGTTGCAGGATTCGGTTATCGGGGGTGTCCGATGGCGGAGGGCGATCGCTGACCTGGATGCGTCCCTGGGCATCGCGCCACTTCCAAATCGGGGTGCTTTGGGCCTGGCTGGGGCCACACACAGCGGCCAGCAAAACCACAGCCGAGGAGGCAAACGTCGTGAAGCGCTTCATGGGTGGGAGGATCGAGAGAACAGAAGCGAAACAGTGTAGGGCGGCCATGTTTCCAGTGTTCCCTATAATCCGCTTTTGCGTCTGGAGCTGATCCCATGCGCCTACTCGGCAAAGCGCTGACCTTCGACGATGTGTTGTTGGTTCCCGCCTTCTCTCAAGTCCTGCCGCGAGACACGTCGCTGGCAACCCGTCTTTCCCGCAACATCGTCCTGAACCTGCCGCTCGTTTCGGCGGCGATGGACACCGTGACCGAGGCCCGTCTGGCCATCGCCATCGCCCAAGAGGGCGGCATCGGCATCGTTCACAAAAACCTGAGTCCCAAGCAGCAAGCCGCTGAAGTGGCGCGTGTCAAGCGCTACGAGTCCGGCTTGCTCAAAGACCCGATCACCATTGCCCCCGGCGCCCGGGTGCGTGATGTGATCGAGCT is a genomic window of Vitreoscilla filiformis containing:
- the rimO gene encoding 30S ribosomal protein S12 methylthiotransferase RimO → MTHASASGAPSAPTIGFVSLGCPKALTDSELILTQLSAEGYRTSKTYAGADLVIVNTCGFIDDAVKESLDAIGEALTENGKVIVTGCLGARQAEGGENMVRQVHPKVLAVTGPHATQEVMDAVHAHVPKPHDPFVDLVPAAGIKLTPKHYAYLKISEGCNHRCTFCIIPSLRGDLVSRPVGDVLNEAKALFESGVKELLVVSQDTSAYGVDVKYRTGFWNGAPVKTRMLDLVAKLGELARAHGAWVRLHYVYPYPHVDEVIPLMAEGLVLPYLDVPFQHAHPDVLKRMKRPASGERNLERIQRWRELCPELIVRSTFIAGFPGETEDEFSYLLDFLKEAQIDRAGCFAYSPVDGALANELPGALPDAVREERRARFMAVAEAVSVARLQRRVGATMQVLVDSAPALGRKGGIGRSYADAPEIDGLVRLLPPTKASTQMRVGEFVKARIVAADGHDLIAQPI
- a CDS encoding bestrophin family protein, yielding MIVRPKLHWLGLVFVWHGSVLGKILLRLGLNFGMGVVAVLIAPWLKTQGWHLSTAPFSLLGIALAIFLGFRNSASYERFWEGRKLWGGLLIAARALLRQAQTLTGHAPDSLPMRHLANLLIALGWTLKHQLRSTDPAEDLARWLPPTLATRIAQAQFPCVLLLREVGRWVAVGVAGVAQPAAALRCARCRRPAHR
- a CDS encoding PLP-dependent transferase translates to MPSLPLRYAAQDAAARRIAEWAQGQPGVRRVLHPSLPGSPGHAHWAALCQAAAGLVTLEIDPRHSSDAVDAFVDGLRHFRIGWSWGGPVSLAVPYQARFMRKLGHPYEGVLVRLCIGLEDAGDLIADLDAGLQRLAQA
- the smpB gene encoding SsrA-binding protein SmpB, which translates into the protein MSALIAENRRARFEYHIEERFEAGMVLDGWEVKAIRAGQVQLTDGYVLIKNGELFIIGCRINALRSASTHVRPEADRIKKLLMKKAEIRRLVGKTEQRGFTLVPLNLHWKEGRVKAEIALAKGKAEHDKRNTVKERDWEREKGRLMRHKVSSPGKD
- a CDS encoding type II toxin-antitoxin system RatA family toxin yields the protein MKHVKKSVLLWYSPAEMYRLVTDVPAYPQFLPWCEKGEVLNGDDAGVTARVHLAFAGVRHAFTTRNTHQPDQSVLMKLVDGPFSVLEGSWQFIPLGKAGQQACRIEFDLRYAFSSRALELVLSPVFDKVANTFVDSFVTRAEQVYGER
- a CDS encoding RnfH family protein, with the translated sequence MANVEVSVVYSPAPRQVDEIRLSVAEGSTLEQALRASGLVERHGLGAIDALSVGIWMKAKPLDTPLRAQDRVEIYRPLRVDPKEARRQRYRKSPK
- a CDS encoding DUF4124 domain-containing protein → MKRFTTFASSAVVLLAAVCGPSQAQSTPIWKWRDAQGRIQVSDRPPPSDTPDNRILQRPNHSRTAMGAAEPPPAPSVAASGPRDPELEARKRKQQEQEARKKAEQEQAAAAAKQKAQAQREEHCSRLRNQLAALDSGQRMSRYNAKGEREVLDDSARAAEGQRMRSQIAENCQGQ